Within the Nicotiana tabacum cultivar K326 chromosome 11, ASM71507v2, whole genome shotgun sequence genome, the region cttttttttatttgagttgacGATTAGTACTTGTTTTTTCATTTGCATTCTAGTTCTAAGGATAAAAGTTTTAATGCTAAAGCGAAGAAGAGTAGAGTCTTGGTTCTTATAAGATGTCAATTTGTCATTCTCAAGTTGATGTAATGTGATGTTTCTGAAACTAGGTTCTCAGAGGTCGCTGAGCTTCTTGATGTCTGCTGGTTTGACATTGCCGGCAAGATAAACACTTCTATGTTATCCCCTGACACCAATTATGCAGCGTACTTCGTGTTCACAACGAAATCCAGGACCTATGGATTTGATCACCAAAGTGCAGAGGGTGCATTAAGGATTTCGGGGCATGAAAGAAAATCACATACAGTTTTTCTGGATCCAGAGGCAGCACGGAGGCATATGTACCAAATTGTTCCAAGGCGGGTGGGACTATTGAACCAGATGGCGAATATCCTAAGACGGGAAGTGAATCCACCTTTAGAAAACGAAGCACAAGCACGATATCCACAACAGAGAAGTGATGGATGGTTAGAAGTTGAGTTGGGAGAATTCTTTGTCAAGAGAGGGCAAGAAGTCGAACTGGAGATGAGCTTGACAGAGATCAAGGAAGGTAACTGGAAAAGTGGATTAGTTGTTGAAGGGATTGAAATCAGGCCCAAGGAAGACTAATGATTTGATATTGAAAGTTCATTTGGTGTCTGTGCTAAGCCACTTTCCAAGTGAGTGCAAGACAAAGAGGGACCAGAAGCTACGAGGCCTAAAACCGTTGTCCCACATGTGGCTGGGGAGATCTTGACCACAAGAGTTGCACAAGTTTTACAAGAATTGAATCACCATTGCAGTCAAGTTGGTGCTAAAAGCTAGTACGTGTATAGTGTCTTAAGCATTTTATATTTTCTTGTGATTTGTAATGTCgtttttttctttagttatttgTCTTAAAATAATTTGTGGAACTCACATGCTGCTTAATACTCTTTGTGGGTGATGTCCGAAGTAGTAGTTAGACATTTAAATCTTGCGATGATTTATGACCTCTTTATTCTTGTACACAATGGAATTATTACAATCCTAAGGGCTTTTAAGAGATCATATTTGATCAATCTTAGCAATAATTGACAAGGATCTAACAGATTAGTAGTATTAGTTAGTGATTCTCGATTTATTCAGTTTTTTCGTCAGTGATGAACTATTGGCTCTTTCCTGGCCCTTCTTAGTGACTTTGATTGGGAAAGAGAATTAGGAAAATGATGCTCTTAAAATAATAaccgaaaatatatatattttttgtatatatatatgatatatacAAAAGTTATATACTTTTTCAGCTACCAAATGTGAATAGTCTTTGGTGCGgactaaaaatgaaaaaggaatttttacattcttatgCTATATAGTAAACTATATTACCCTTCATGCTTAACTTTTGATACAATTACCTTCTATATACTTAATTACCATTTATCTACCATTTTAGGATTTTAATGGTATTAATTAGTTTCCTAATTTTACTCAACCGTATATTCACGCTCCCCCAAGTTTCTTTCTCCAAATCTCACCACCTCACTCACGTATCAAACCACACCCCACGATTTCCTCTTCAATCAcccacgatttcctcttctaaaacCAACGAAAATTTGTAACCCCTCCACCATTGacaatcattaaaaagctttgaaactttgaattcgaatttgggtttttaaaagacattgtttgtttggattggatgttgttacaaagaattgagaattctttCTAcatttctctctatctctcaatcccaaatttcagtaatataagagGAAAGGAAACGAGTGCAGCAATTCCAcaattgacagccattaaaaagctctaaagctttgaatttgaatttggattttcaaaaatcattatttgtttggattgggtgtcgttgcaaataattgagaatatggtttggagtttatatctcagttttgagggattttggtgaagattagacttgttttggctgaatttcatattgaaactcgaagaagaagaagaagaagaagaagaagaagaagaagaagaagaagaagaagaagaagaagaagaagaagacgacatgacatacattatattgcaaaaattatagaaaaatcgtattatgttgtttatttatttttcttttattcgtttaactattgtatgaaagttgaacaacattgtaaaaaaattatatttaagtgggattatattg harbors:
- the LOC107803003 gene encoding putative F-box protein PP2-B12, which translates into the protein MAVESRNSSAVNGVDIYHLPEGCIANVLSLTCPRDASRLSLVASVFRSAAESDAVWDRFLPPDYRDIISRSSNGQDSIVFGSKKELYLYLCDHPFLIDGCTKSFSLEKRSGKKCYMLAAKSLAIVWADTPRYWRWISLPESRFSEVAELLDVCWFDIAGKINTSMLSPDTNYAAYFVFTTKSRTYGFDHQSAEGALRISGHERKSHTVFLDPEAARRHMYQIVPRRVGLLNQMANILRREVNPPLENEAQARYPQQRSDGWLEVELGEFFVKRGQEVELEMSLTEIKEGNWKSGLVVEGIEIRPKED